One window from the genome of Aricia agestis chromosome 22, ilAriAges1.1, whole genome shotgun sequence encodes:
- the LOC121738266 gene encoding uncharacterized protein LOC121738266: MINISQCFPARPQPQLAIIVRFRAPALTTSRDSNGRYSVALPFKTDPASLGESRHIAERRFLSLERRLSVNPLVKREYDKIINEYIEKGYITIVNNNTLNSNQYYVIPHHAVVRGDKLTTKVRMVLNASMKTSSGISLNDILHTGRNLQSDLFRIILNFRLFPVAVSADIRQMFLQVTVKESFRQYQRILYRFNSNEPIQLYQFNRVTFGMTCSPYLAMRVIRQLMNDERSRFPIAVAALEKDAIYTDDVALSFRNTAEAITASKQLIDLFAAGGFDLVKFASNSSNFLGAMPSEARVTDLIDIGSDGNLKILGLQWSPASDNFCFRVTEDDRKCTKRNILSFVARIWDLMGFVAPVTLLAKLIIKSLWESHIEWDDPPPANIISLWNTFVNELPCLQQIIIPRFVGIQPHVPRTLLTV, translated from the exons ATGATAAACATATCGCAATGTTTTCCCGCTCGCCCGCAGCCGCAGCTCGCTATAATAGTTCGCTTCCGCGCGCCAGCGCTG ACTACGTCGCGAGATAGTAATGGTAGGTACTCGGTCGCGCTACCATTTAAGACTGACCCCGCGTCGCTAGGAGAGTCTAGGCATATCGCCGAGCGCCGCTTTTTATCTCTCGAACGCCGTTTGTCAGTAAATCCGCTAGTTAAACGTGAgtacgataaaataataaatgagtaTATAGAAAAGGGTTATATTACAATTGTAAATAACAACACGCTTAATTCgaatcaatattatgtaattccgCATCACGCTGTAGTCAGAGGAGATAAATTAACAACAAAGGTTCGAATGGTTTTAAATGCTAGTATGAAAACATCTTCAGGTATTtcgttaaatgatattttacacACGGGAAGAAATTTACAATCGGATTTGTttcgaattattttaaatttccgaCTGTTTCCGGTCGCGGTAAGCGCTGATATTCGACAAATGTTTTTACAAGTGACAGTTAAAGAGTCCTTTCGACAATATCAAAGAATTTTGTATAGATTTAACTCGAATGAGCCTATTCAATTGTATCAGTTTAATAGAGTAACTTTTGGTATGACATGTAGTCCGTACTTAGCCATGCGCGTAATACGTCAACTTATGAACGATGAACGTTCACGATTTCCTATTGCGGTTGCAGCCTTAGAAAAGGACGCAATATATACAGATGATGTTGCCCTGAGTTTTAGAAATACCGCTGAAGCTATAACCGCGTCAAAACAGCTGATTGATTTGTTCGCCGCCGGCGGATTTGACTTAGTCAAATTCGCTAGTAATTCATCAAATTTTCTTGGTGCTATGCCTTCTGAGGCTAGAGTGACCGATTTAATTGATATAGGTTCAGACGgaaaccttaaaatattaggccTACAGTGGTCGCCCGCTTCAGATAATTTCTGTTTTCGCGTTACAGAGGATGACCGTAAGTGTACTAAACGTAACATCCTTTCATTTGTGGCTAGGATTTGGGATTTGATGGGATTCGTAGCTCCTGTCACGCTTTtagcaaaattaattattaaatcgcTATGGGAAAGTCATATAGAATGGGATGACCCACCGCCCgcaaatataatttctttatgGAACACTTTCGTAAATGAGTTGCCTTGTTTACAGCAAATTATAATTCCGAGATTTGTAGGTATTCAACCGCAT GTACCGAGAACTCTGCTGACTGTCTGA